A region of Brevinema andersonii DNA encodes the following proteins:
- a CDS encoding RsmG family class I SAM-dependent methyltransferase, protein MNNQIELWLGELKRWNSVHNLVSPYQIPFLNEHVADSLSLAPFLKQNLVVDAGSGGGFPVIPLAIYSKYYNLPIRFVATDVVDKKIAFLKWSVKRFYLNVDIIKVDKNFLIEEECMLISRAFASVEKLVAWKNKHIPLCSEMFLLKGQKAVEETAQLGMENAQFIPNQRGFIVKICLK, encoded by the coding sequence GTGAATAATCAAATTGAACTCTGGCTTGGCGAACTCAAGCGTTGGAATTCGGTGCATAATCTTGTTTCACCGTATCAGATTCCGTTTCTGAACGAACATGTTGCTGATTCGTTGTCTTTGGCTCCGTTTCTGAAACAAAACCTTGTGGTTGATGCGGGTAGTGGTGGTGGATTTCCGGTGATTCCGTTGGCTATCTACTCGAAATATTATAATTTACCAATTCGTTTTGTTGCTACAGATGTGGTCGATAAAAAAATAGCTTTTTTGAAGTGGAGCGTTAAACGATTTTATTTGAATGTCGATATTATAAAGGTTGATAAAAATTTTTTAATAGAGGAAGAATGTATGCTGATCAGCCGGGCATTTGCATCCGTTGAAAAGCTTGTTGCCTGGAAAAACAAGCATATACCTCTATGTTCTGAAATGTTTTTGCTGAAGGGCCAGAAAGCAGTGGAAGAAACAGCCCAGTTAGGAATGGAGAATGCTCAATTTATACCCAATCAGCGAGGATTTATTGTAAAAATATGTCTAAAATAA
- a CDS encoding aryl-sulfate sulfotransferase — protein MVQLLLILMIVSTIQAQDGLKGRMVEDPYKSAPLSLEYRLPETNDKPVTVRVLGKTKDAMIAHTYPAGYGTKLAIHGLYPGWTNTVIIEQEGKRRIFKIPIPPFPEGFKIRTRINVDRLPREDPFNRDLFFMSVVGLKTIIGVDRKGDIRYIGTNDYYYAMRMDVDNGEIVIENIAQKGGFSRRTLLGRDIVAFPLQAHHDKVPFKKNFIVAACSQWGWEDAIVEIDRQGNVLRELLIGDVLRKAIDPKDTELLNRTVFDDKNIYQRAGTNVRMDWAHVNSIVYDQKKDILYMSLRHQGVFAVKYKSWKLLWWMADDDRDIDAGFGYGKVPKNVKSILDIPSLQKYRKITQPGEAPRNQHGLFLRKNGNVILFDNNGDTKNPEGSRVLEFAFEGKNARLVRSYTHPEKYFSKIVSDVDLTGQNHENLLILWGSSYPNHISEVAPDDSLVFDMKIQTRLLIYRADKMPLYPYADPKKKYALDAWEL, from the coding sequence ATGGTACAGTTGTTGTTGATTTTGATGATTGTTTCTACAATACAAGCCCAAGACGGGTTGAAGGGCAGGATGGTTGAAGATCCATACAAATCGGCTCCGTTATCACTGGAGTATAGGCTTCCTGAGACCAATGACAAGCCTGTTACAGTAAGGGTTTTGGGTAAGACAAAAGATGCGATGATTGCTCATACTTATCCTGCAGGATATGGTACAAAACTGGCTATTCATGGGTTGTATCCTGGGTGGACGAATACAGTAATCATTGAACAGGAAGGAAAAAGACGGATATTCAAGATACCGATCCCGCCGTTTCCGGAAGGCTTCAAAATCCGTACTCGCATCAATGTTGACCGTCTTCCAAGAGAAGATCCTTTTAATAGGGATTTATTTTTTATGTCTGTTGTGGGCTTGAAGACGATTATCGGGGTGGACAGGAAAGGCGATATTCGCTATATTGGCACCAACGACTATTATTATGCTATGCGTATGGATGTCGATAACGGTGAAATTGTGATCGAAAATATTGCTCAAAAGGGTGGATTTTCGCGGCGCACACTGTTAGGTAGGGATATTGTTGCGTTTCCGTTGCAGGCACATCATGATAAGGTGCCATTTAAGAAAAACTTTATTGTAGCTGCGTGTTCGCAGTGGGGCTGGGAAGATGCGATTGTCGAAATCGACAGACAAGGCAACGTGCTGAGAGAATTGTTAATTGGAGATGTGCTGAGAAAAGCAATCGATCCAAAAGATACAGAGCTGTTGAATCGTACGGTGTTTGATGACAAAAATATTTATCAGCGCGCTGGCACCAATGTGCGTATGGATTGGGCTCATGTTAATTCTATTGTTTACGATCAAAAGAAAGATATTTTATATATGTCGCTGCGGCATCAAGGGGTGTTTGCAGTCAAGTACAAGTCATGGAAGCTGTTGTGGTGGATGGCCGACGATGACCGCGACATTGATGCAGGGTTTGGGTATGGCAAAGTTCCGAAGAATGTCAAAAGTATTTTAGATATTCCTTCACTTCAGAAGTACCGTAAAATAACTCAACCCGGTGAGGCGCCAAGGAATCAGCATGGTTTATTTTTGAGGAAAAACGGAAATGTCATCCTGTTTGACAATAACGGCGACACCAAAAATCCTGAAGGTTCGAGAGTATTGGAATTTGCATTTGAAGGCAAAAATGCTCGGCTTGTGCGCAGCTATACACATCCGGAAAAATATTTCTCTAAAATTGTGTCTGATGTTGATCTTACTGGGCAGAATCATGAAAATTTATTAATTTTATGGGGATCGAGCTATCCCAATCATATTTCTGAGGTGGCGCCGGACGATTCGTTGGTATTTGACATGAAGATTCAAACTCGGTTACTGATTTATAGAGCTGACAAAATGCCTTTGTATCCTTATGCTGACCCCAAGAAAAAATATGCATTGGATGCATGGGAACTTTAG
- the thrS gene encoding threonine--tRNA ligase — MENHIEFGKNYMLSGEKTFADVLKKLREDRDLAKTLGINDKLDQAVAVVVADGKPLDLSAEISEVKAFEFLTPEDERGLQIIRHSTAHLMAQALLRLRPGTKPTIGPVIRDGFYYDFDIEGEFGENDLPLLQKEMEKIAKEALPVIREVWKKQDAIDYFTEQGDFYKVEILTDIIQGDGPVTMYRQGEFLDLCRGVHVPNTKALKVFQVLSLAGAYWRGDEKRKMLTRIYGTAWPSKELLKTYLNNIEEAKKRDHRKLGRELKLFGFHEESPGLPFWYPKGSVLKREMLKYMREELNKHDYLEIETPMMLKTSLWETSGHMQNYKENMFFSSTKEDEHFAVKPMNCPGGILWYLHEPHSYRELPIRLAEFGLVHRYEKSGQLNGLLRVRGFTQDDAHIFMMPDQIESEIVQVMRLIDDVYRTFGFEYEIEFSTRPEKSIGSDEMWDLSQGALKAALDRFGKKYTLNEGDGAFYGPKIDYHLKDALGRTHQCATIQLDMNLPERFGLKYKGSDGAEHYVVMIHRTIYGSLERFAGVLLEHFGGKFPLWLAPVQVKILPVSEKFNDYAQEVKLFLKGFGIRAEVDSSDEKLGYKIRQATLEKVPYMAVLGEQELQTKTISPRHRDHGEEPAVLLADFAERLKRALDERDNNL; from the coding sequence ATGGAAAATCATATTGAATTCGGAAAAAATTATATGCTTTCAGGCGAAAAGACATTTGCAGACGTGTTGAAAAAGCTGCGTGAAGATAGGGATTTGGCTAAAACGCTGGGTATTAATGACAAATTGGATCAAGCAGTTGCTGTAGTGGTTGCGGATGGTAAACCTTTGGATTTGAGTGCGGAAATTAGTGAGGTTAAAGCTTTTGAGTTCCTGACACCCGAAGACGAACGAGGTTTACAAATTATCCGACATTCGACGGCACACTTGATGGCACAAGCTTTATTAAGGTTGCGGCCAGGTACAAAACCAACAATCGGGCCGGTGATTCGTGATGGGTTTTATTATGATTTTGATATTGAAGGTGAGTTTGGTGAAAATGATCTGCCCTTGCTTCAAAAAGAAATGGAAAAAATCGCAAAAGAAGCATTGCCAGTGATCCGCGAGGTTTGGAAAAAACAAGATGCCATCGATTATTTTACCGAGCAGGGCGATTTTTATAAAGTGGAAATTCTTACTGATATTATTCAAGGGGACGGGCCTGTCACAATGTATAGGCAGGGCGAGTTTTTGGATTTGTGTCGAGGTGTCCATGTGCCGAATACGAAGGCATTAAAGGTGTTTCAAGTGTTATCGTTAGCGGGTGCATATTGGCGAGGTGATGAAAAACGTAAAATGCTTACACGGATTTACGGGACAGCATGGCCTTCGAAAGAGCTGTTAAAAACTTATCTTAACAACATTGAAGAAGCAAAAAAACGCGACCACCGGAAGCTTGGAAGGGAATTGAAGTTATTTGGTTTCCATGAGGAATCTCCAGGCTTGCCGTTTTGGTATCCAAAAGGTTCTGTGCTCAAGCGTGAAATGCTGAAATATATGCGTGAAGAGCTAAACAAGCATGATTATTTGGAGATCGAGACTCCTATGATGCTTAAGACAAGTTTGTGGGAGACATCGGGGCATATGCAAAATTATAAAGAAAATATGTTTTTTTCATCGACAAAAGAAGATGAACATTTTGCGGTCAAGCCAATGAATTGTCCGGGTGGGATTTTGTGGTACCTCCATGAACCTCATTCCTACCGCGAACTACCGATCCGGTTAGCGGAATTTGGTTTAGTGCACCGCTATGAAAAATCCGGGCAACTTAATGGATTGTTGAGAGTTCGGGGATTTACGCAAGATGATGCCCATATTTTCATGATGCCCGACCAGATTGAAAGCGAAATTGTCCAAGTAATGAGGCTCATTGATGATGTTTACCGTACTTTTGGATTTGAATATGAGATTGAGTTTTCAACGCGGCCAGAGAAGTCGATTGGTTCGGATGAAATGTGGGATTTGTCACAGGGTGCGTTGAAAGCTGCGTTGGATCGTTTTGGTAAAAAATATACGCTCAACGAAGGTGATGGTGCGTTTTACGGGCCAAAAATTGATTATCATCTCAAGGATGCCCTGGGTCGGACTCATCAATGTGCGACCATCCAGTTGGATATGAATCTACCTGAGCGTTTTGGCTTGAAATACAAGGGTTCGGACGGTGCGGAACACTATGTTGTGATGATTCACCGTACGATATACGGTAGTTTGGAACGTTTTGCTGGTGTTTTGTTGGAGCATTTTGGAGGTAAATTTCCATTGTGGCTGGCTCCTGTTCAGGTGAAAATTTTACCTGTGTCCGAAAAATTCAATGATTATGCACAAGAAGTAAAGCTTTTTCTGAAAGGGTTTGGGATTAGGGCAGAGGTAGATAGTTCCGACGAAAAACTAGGCTACAAGATTCGGCAAGCAACTCTCGAAAAAGTTCCGTACATGGCGGTGCTAGGCGAACAAGAGCTTCAAACAAAAACAATTTCCCCGCGTCATCGAGATCACGGCGAAGAACCAGCAGTTTTGTTAGCGGATTTTGCCGAGCGGCTCAAAAGAGCTTTGGATGAGCGTGATAATAACTTATAG
- the infC gene encoding translation initiation factor IF-3, whose translation MKRSENRDQTNINDQIKAPELRVLGPEGEPLGIMSLEQALAKADDFELDLVEISPTANPPVARIVNYGKFLYQKEKKLKEAQKNQKTVEMKEIKFGPYIDSHDFDYRMKRILEFIKKGDKVKVSIRFRGREMSHTSVGFDIIDRILAQMGDAVVEKPAKLEGRQILMVLTPPKSQTPQKKLAKESQ comes from the coding sequence ATGAAAAGATCAGAAAATCGAGATCAAACGAATATTAATGATCAGATTAAAGCTCCAGAATTACGTGTTTTGGGGCCTGAAGGTGAACCTTTAGGCATTATGTCGTTGGAACAAGCTTTGGCAAAAGCTGACGATTTTGAATTAGATTTAGTTGAGATTTCTCCTACAGCTAATCCACCTGTTGCTCGCATTGTGAATTACGGAAAATTTTTATATCAAAAGGAAAAAAAACTTAAAGAAGCTCAAAAAAATCAGAAAACAGTCGAGATGAAAGAGATAAAGTTTGGACCATATATTGACAGTCATGATTTTGATTATCGTATGAAAAGAATACTTGAGTTTATCAAAAAAGGCGATAAAGTTAAAGTAAGCATACGATTTCGAGGTCGTGAAATGTCTCATACTAGTGTGGGGTTTGATATTATCGATAGGATTTTAGCTCAAATGGGTGATGCCGTTGTAGAAAAACCAGCAAAGCTGGAAGGCCGTCAAATTTTAATGGTATTGACTCCTCCTAAATCACAAACCCCCCAAAAAAAATTAGCAAAAGAATCTCAGTAA
- the rpmI gene encoding 50S ribosomal protein L35 yields the protein MKTRRSVAKRYFISSSGKVRRCKCGRRHQLEHKTPKIKRTSKGLVEVFPALARKVRLMMPYV from the coding sequence ATGAAAACAAGACGATCTGTAGCAAAACGTTATTTTATTTCATCTTCTGGAAAAGTGCGGCGTTGTAAATGCGGAAGACGCCACCAACTTGAGCATAAAACACCTAAAATCAAAAGAACTAGTAAAGGGTTAGTTGAAGTTTTTCCTGCTTTGGCAAGAAAAGTTAGGTTAATGATGCCATACGTTTAG
- the rplT gene encoding 50S ribosomal protein L20, translated as MRVTSSVTTRARHKKILKLAKGFTGARRVRFNAANEAVLHAMRFEYIHRRTKKRDLKRLWITRINAFTRAEGLTYSRFIEGLKKANIAVDRKILAWLAMNDTSAMKAYVELSKKALGI; from the coding sequence ATGAGAGTTACATCGTCCGTAACGACCCGTGCACGTCATAAAAAAATCTTAAAACTCGCAAAAGGTTTCACTGGAGCCCGACGGGTTCGATTCAATGCGGCTAATGAGGCTGTATTACATGCTATGCGTTTTGAATATATCCATCGACGCACCAAAAAACGTGATTTAAAACGTCTATGGATTACGCGTATCAATGCATTTACAAGAGCAGAAGGCCTTACGTATTCACGTTTCATTGAAGGTCTTAAAAAAGCTAATATAGCAGTTGATCGTAAAATTCTAGCATGGCTTGCGATGAATGATACATCTGCAATGAAAGCTTATGTTGAGTTGTCTAAAAAAGCATTAGGAATATAG
- a CDS encoding tetratricopeptide repeat protein — MKKYTLILWLGLGFFFGYMFGMTMDPLDRAVRKAQNINKNTLARFSTLRVGEKAFEQQLKEDPKKMKKYVKAISENIFNKEKAIGVLDDVNAFIDLATKKTFIDNSLQQYLTSLGSIQLQHGMVYEAITNLKRAFEINPYDAATVQYLGLSYLGLYQILPSGSEKNIMGDEALKFLQIGIKINPENQDALYGLALIYTDQGLYDKALPYFSRLLELNPSNIDALLGAARIYYDNGDLDKARRIYEQSESIILNQQRQTGLLRKSVTQGNVQLKLDTIRKNLEIIYQNLGQIRG, encoded by the coding sequence ATGAAAAAGTATACACTGATTTTATGGTTGGGATTAGGATTCTTTTTCGGTTATATGTTTGGAATGACGATGGATCCTTTGGATCGTGCTGTACGTAAAGCTCAAAATATCAATAAAAATACATTAGCTAGATTTTCTACGCTACGTGTTGGCGAAAAAGCTTTTGAACAGCAACTAAAAGAAGATCCTAAAAAAATGAAGAAATATGTTAAAGCTATTTCCGAAAATATTTTTAATAAAGAAAAAGCAATAGGTGTGTTGGATGATGTTAATGCTTTTATTGATTTAGCGACAAAAAAAACGTTTATAGATAATAGTTTGCAGCAGTATTTGACGTCGCTGGGATCGATCCAGCTACAGCATGGCATGGTTTACGAAGCGATTACTAATCTAAAGCGTGCATTTGAAATCAATCCTTATGATGCAGCTACGGTTCAATATTTGGGTTTGTCATATTTGGGTTTATATCAAATTTTACCCTCTGGTTCTGAAAAAAATATTATGGGTGATGAAGCTTTGAAATTTTTGCAGATAGGAATTAAAATTAATCCAGAAAATCAAGATGCATTATATGGTTTGGCATTGATTTATACAGACCAGGGCCTTTATGATAAGGCGTTACCTTATTTTTCTAGGCTTTTGGAACTCAATCCTTCAAATATCGATGCTTTGTTAGGAGCGGCACGTATTTATTATGATAACGGGGATCTTGACAAGGCCCGCAGGATTTATGAACAAAGCGAATCAATTATTCTGAATCAGCAACGTCAGACTGGACTACTTCGTAAGTCTGTTACACAGGGAAATGTGCAGTTAAAACTTGATACTATCAGAAAAAATTTAGAAATTATTTATCAAAATTTGGGGCAGATTCGTGGATAG
- the dprA gene encoding DNA-processing protein DprA — translation MDSLFALAAFSTTDVISISRLRKIKNSGISLEDFLNFSVNDQMNILEVKSEKAQKELLSMKSKADAVLQSCKKKNIKLLPYDDPYYPQILRSVPEPPYLLYVKGDFNPQIPLIAVIGTRKSTHEAEEINRWFCQTFAEYGFGVVSGLAYGHDSIAARTMIQSEGYTVGVLGTAIDLVYPSSLYRLYEEVAEYGALISEYPPGMVGAKWRFPRWNRIVSGLAYALCVVQAPKSSGTLITTKIAEEQGRDVYAVPGNPMKMQYHGSNNLLELGAKMALNPEVIINDLMQSIPDAEVRRFLKSFPRISENDNSSPKQYKPDPALRPEEQKVLLLTENPISADDLLRELDMNPAGFNAMMSILEIKGFLRQIPGGLYQRIEI, via the coding sequence GTGGATAGTTTGTTTGCGTTGGCAGCTTTTTCAACGACAGATGTTATTAGTATCAGTAGGCTGAGAAAGATTAAAAATTCAGGAATAAGTCTTGAGGATTTTCTGAATTTTTCTGTAAATGATCAAATGAATATTCTTGAAGTTAAGTCAGAAAAAGCGCAAAAAGAACTCTTATCAATGAAATCAAAGGCTGATGCTGTTCTGCAGAGCTGTAAGAAAAAAAATATCAAATTATTACCTTATGATGATCCTTATTATCCTCAGATTTTACGATCAGTACCGGAACCTCCTTATTTACTTTATGTGAAGGGAGATTTTAATCCTCAGATTCCTTTGATAGCTGTTATTGGTACAAGAAAATCCACTCATGAAGCCGAAGAAATTAATAGATGGTTTTGCCAGACGTTTGCGGAATACGGTTTTGGAGTAGTTAGTGGTTTGGCTTACGGACACGATTCTATCGCTGCTCGGACCATGATACAGAGCGAAGGTTATACTGTTGGCGTTCTAGGAACAGCTATAGATTTAGTCTATCCTTCTAGCCTATACCGTTTGTATGAGGAAGTGGCTGAGTATGGAGCTCTTATTTCAGAATATCCTCCTGGTATGGTTGGTGCAAAATGGCGTTTTCCACGTTGGAATCGTATTGTCAGTGGATTAGCATATGCATTATGCGTGGTTCAAGCTCCAAAAAGTTCAGGTACCTTGATTACTACAAAAATTGCTGAAGAACAAGGGCGTGATGTCTATGCAGTGCCAGGGAATCCAATGAAAATGCAGTATCATGGTTCTAATAATCTTTTGGAGCTCGGAGCAAAAATGGCATTAAATCCTGAGGTAATTATTAATGATTTAATGCAATCAATCCCTGATGCGGAGGTTCGTCGGTTTTTGAAATCGTTCCCTAGAATTTCCGAGAATGATAATTCGTCCCCAAAGCAGTATAAGCCTGATCCAGCCCTTCGTCCTGAAGAGCAAAAGGTACTGTTACTCACTGAAAATCCGATTTCTGCTGACGATTTGTTGAGGGAACTAGATATGAATCCAGCAGGGTTCAATGCAATGATGTCTATTTTAGAAATAAAAGGATTTTTACGTCAGATTCCTGGTGGTCTTTATCAAAGGATCGAAATATGA
- a CDS encoding alpha/beta hydrolase, protein MIGIIVFTVFLIFVVLSTQTLLFHPRPRKDILTTSYSSNRDFWLKNGNSKLLIMLHGMYSSPATFEHFAQLAHRQHWDVYAPVLPNSSNSVDELKNQPAFLWEDSLRVAFQKIIVSTENYKDIVLCGHSQGGSIALTLAPSLVFLKAVAVVAAPMYLIGPQHSWLRNIGIFLSGFLYFLLPKHGMDTPVRYQKERAFVEDTFGSEGFYYGLTLHSMNLGLAKTRKRLNLIKQPLFLAYEKGDRITNFNDFLLIKRKVASSFIREIVFDTPRSEDPYSKRHKLFSYKPIKDKLFYELEAFLREIDEF, encoded by the coding sequence ATGATAGGAATTATTGTTTTCACAGTTTTTCTGATTTTTGTTGTACTCTCAACTCAAACTCTTTTATTTCATCCTAGGCCGAGAAAAGATATTTTAACAACTTCATATTCTTCTAATAGAGATTTTTGGCTGAAAAACGGAAACTCAAAACTTTTGATTATGTTGCACGGGATGTATTCGTCCCCGGCAACTTTTGAACACTTTGCCCAATTGGCTCACCGCCAGCATTGGGATGTATATGCCCCAGTTCTTCCCAATTCGTCTAATTCTGTTGATGAGCTTAAAAATCAACCGGCATTTTTATGGGAAGATAGTTTGCGTGTGGCATTCCAAAAAATTATTGTCAGTACCGAAAACTATAAAGATATTGTTTTATGCGGACATTCGCAAGGTGGATCTATTGCACTCACTCTTGCTCCTAGTTTGGTGTTTTTGAAGGCAGTTGCTGTGGTTGCTGCACCGATGTATCTTATCGGTCCTCAGCATTCGTGGTTGCGTAATATTGGTATTTTTCTTTCAGGGTTTCTTTATTTTCTGCTGCCTAAACATGGCATGGATACACCAGTTCGATATCAAAAAGAACGAGCATTTGTGGAGGATACATTTGGTTCGGAAGGTTTTTACTATGGATTGACGTTACATTCAATGAATCTGGGATTGGCAAAAACCAGAAAAAGATTAAATCTGATCAAACAACCTTTGTTTCTGGCCTATGAAAAAGGGGACCGTATTACAAATTTTAATGATTTTCTTCTGATCAAACGCAAAGTGGCATCATCTTTTATTCGGGAGATTGTTTTTGATACTCCTCGTTCTGAAGACCCTTATTCAAAACGCCATAAATTGTTTAGTTATAAGCCTATAAAAGATAAGCTTTTTTATGAATTAGAGGCTTTTTTAAGGGAAATCGATGAGTTTTAA
- a CDS encoding 8-oxoguanine DNA glycosylase, with protein sequence MSFKEDVQYFYRFYKDSVQAKIQSFEASDPEVIFREAVYCFLTPATKAECAYATHKVLFTDGFFFRASQEEIAACLCAKPYIRFHNQKAQRLIFWREQGNKIITDMLAISAESDKREFLVENVYGMSYKEVSHFLRNIGMGRSLAILDRHIINFMKESFMLPVSADFSQVNRKYKDWEKIFIDFVTAQNWTVPEADFAVWVVGVKRSNPYLTYEKILELK encoded by the coding sequence ATGAGTTTTAAAGAAGATGTTCAATATTTTTATCGATTCTATAAAGATTCAGTACAAGCAAAGATACAGTCTTTTGAGGCATCGGATCCTGAAGTTATTTTTCGGGAAGCTGTTTATTGTTTTTTAACACCTGCTACAAAAGCTGAATGTGCTTATGCCACACATAAGGTTTTGTTTACGGATGGATTTTTTTTTCGTGCCTCTCAAGAGGAAATTGCTGCCTGTTTGTGTGCCAAACCATATATTCGATTTCATAATCAAAAAGCTCAACGGTTGATTTTTTGGCGCGAACAAGGTAATAAAATTATTACTGATATGCTAGCTATTTCTGCAGAATCAGATAAACGAGAATTTCTTGTAGAAAATGTTTATGGCATGAGCTATAAAGAAGTGTCTCATTTCTTGCGAAATATTGGTATGGGTCGCAGTTTGGCTATTTTGGACCGGCATATTATTAATTTTATGAAAGAGAGTTTTATGTTGCCTGTTTCTGCTGATTTTTCTCAAGTTAACAGAAAGTATAAAGATTGGGAAAAAATATTTATTGATTTTGTTACTGCTCAGAATTGGACAGTGCCGGAAGCGGATTTTGCTGTTTGGGTAGTGGGAGTAAAGCGTAGCAATCCATATTTAACTTATGAAAAGATTTTGGAGTTAAAATAA
- a CDS encoding bifunctional folylpolyglutamate synthase/dihydrofolate synthase, protein MNFKESAQAIMNLGVSNRNVDLSVYPRRVAELLQNQGFDPNQFKFFHVTGSKGKGSLSRTIFQLLTAERHKVGLFTSPHIFSIRERFEDNDGLISEQDFINLVNKYLPLFRQYELHFFEACLFLALVYFSSRNLEYVVLEVGIGGRFDPTNFCVPECALIGHISMEHRDFLGDTIQKIAYDKAGIMKPGILTFSADQSHEVRKIFEDENKGKLIFFHDAVSLENFEVSKNGCFFDLYVKSGNKVAQFPKIFLKRLSYANVYNFCLAVAAVEHVLGSLSQDSVNKTAVQSIPYRMQLFDGPVLADTAHNGQSFLNLCRTLDEWLQWKDVILYVSVMDNKEFQDIADVLAEYRHLWSEIRVFDFETPGRKISGGIQLYEKLDNMAAVYLGILDDSQMVRLVPYTCWAGSFYSIPLFESIRMLSL, encoded by the coding sequence ATGAATTTTAAAGAATCTGCACAAGCAATTATGAATCTTGGAGTTTCTAATAGAAATGTTGATTTATCTGTGTACCCACGTCGTGTTGCTGAACTTTTACAAAATCAAGGTTTTGATCCGAATCAATTTAAATTTTTTCATGTTACCGGTTCTAAAGGGAAGGGTTCTCTTTCGCGAACAATTTTTCAATTGCTTACAGCAGAGAGACATAAAGTTGGTTTATTTACATCACCTCATATCTTCTCTATTCGTGAGCGCTTTGAAGATAATGATGGACTGATTTCTGAGCAAGATTTTATCAATCTAGTCAATAAATATCTTCCTTTGTTTCGTCAATATGAGCTTCATTTTTTTGAAGCATGTCTTTTTTTGGCTTTGGTTTATTTTAGTAGCCGAAATCTTGAGTATGTTGTTTTGGAAGTTGGTATTGGAGGCCGTTTTGATCCTACTAATTTCTGTGTTCCAGAATGTGCTTTGATTGGCCATATTTCTATGGAGCATCGTGATTTTTTAGGCGATACTATTCAAAAAATAGCTTATGATAAAGCAGGCATTATGAAACCTGGCATTTTAACATTTAGTGCAGATCAAAGTCATGAAGTCCGTAAAATTTTTGAGGACGAAAATAAAGGAAAATTAATTTTTTTTCATGATGCCGTTTCTCTGGAAAATTTTGAAGTTTCGAAAAATGGTTGTTTTTTTGATCTCTATGTTAAATCAGGAAACAAGGTTGCTCAATTCCCTAAAATTTTTCTTAAACGTTTGTCTTATGCGAATGTGTATAATTTTTGTTTGGCTGTGGCCGCTGTAGAACATGTTTTAGGTTCCTTAAGCCAAGACAGTGTCAATAAAACAGCTGTACAATCGATCCCTTATCGTATGCAGCTGTTTGATGGTCCTGTTCTTGCAGATACGGCCCATAATGGGCAGTCTTTTTTGAATTTGTGCCGTACTTTAGATGAATGGCTTCAATGGAAAGATGTTATTCTATATGTTTCTGTGATGGATAATAAAGAATTTCAGGATATTGCAGACGTATTAGCTGAATATAGGCATTTATGGTCTGAAATTCGTGTATTCGATTTTGAAACTCCTGGCCGTAAAATTTCAGGGGGCATCCAGCTCTATGAAAAGCTTGACAATATGGCTGCAGTGTATTTGGGTATTCTCGATGATTCCCAAATGGTACGATTGGTTCCTTATACATGCTGGGCCGGTTCTTTTTACTCTATTCCTTTGTTTGAAAGTATCCGTATGCTATCTTTATGA